The sequence AAATTTCCATCGAAGAAGTGGCATAGCCATCCCACTTATCCTCGAACCCGATGTGTAGTGGTCCCTGGTAGCCGTGATCGTCACTATTTGGATCCAGGTATTTTTTGACTCCCTCAGGTACCTCGGGGACCTTGTCGTGATACGTTTCGAGCTTCTTGAAACGTTCCTTGGCATTGTCCCAGCTCCAAGCAGAGTCACCGGTGATCTCAGCCATCGTATCCCAATCATCGCGAGGCCCGATTGTCCATGTGGTAAAGTTGACGGTTGATGAGCCTCCCAGACCTCGACCTCTCATGAGGTCTATCTCGCGGCCAGCGAGGTGTTCTTGGGGACTGCTCTTGTATGGATTTGCTAAAGAGGGTTTCATCATTTGAACGAACAGGTTTCCCATGATTCGCTGGTTGACATCGCTGTTCTCACCGCCAGCTTCGACTAACAAGACCGAGGGCCGGGTTGTGGCATGTGCCAGGCCTCTGGCAACACTGCAGCCAGCGGGACCAGCACCGACGACGATAAAGTCATATTGAACTTCCGAAGAGGCCATTTTTTCGTGAAGAATGGTGAGAAATGAATCACAAAGTTGCAATCGAGATCGTTGCTTGCGCCTCGGAGAGAGGCACCCCCTCTTTTGTACCCCTACTCCAAACCCCAGCTCAGAAGCGCCCCCTTGGGATCGGCTTTTGGCGCGGCAGACACAACCGGCACATCAATGCGGCATCCAATGACACAACAATAGCTTGGTAGTAGACGAGCCGTGGGATAATTGGGTTCAACTAGGAAACGAGAGTATTTTGATAAGTGAGACAATCGCGTTACTGAACCAACCAAAGAGCAGCGGGCTGGGCCATTTCCCGCAGTGAAACATTTTAGACCTGCTAAAGTGGGCGGAACTATCGTTCCGATGTGGGTGCTTTGTGACAACCTCGCAGCCTTTTGCCATTGCCTGGGAGACAGGCTGAATTCGTCTTAGCCTGTACTCTCCTTCAGCTCGCCCCTAGCATGGGGCTAGTAACGAGGCAATATGCAATTGGAGCAGATACCTAATATCGTCACACTGAGCATCGAAGACAACCAGTGCTCGGAAAAAAAGCCTAAAGGTGGCAAGGCATGACAGATCTTTGAGCGAGACTATCAAGTTGATCTATCTTCATTCTGGCCCTCTCCAGTTGGTCCTAGCCAGCCATTCTTCAAACGTGCTCGCCCTAACCCCAAGATCTTGCCAAGAGGTATCCTCCTCGGGGTCGATGGTTCCATAGCAAATCCTTTTCTCTGGCGCCTGGGCGATCCACTGCATCATCTGCTTGATGTCCTCTCTGTACCCTTCGCCCACAGTCGCCGCGACTGTGTCTCCCCATTGGTCGATGGTTGTCGACTTGAAGGAAGACGGTGTCGAGGTTGACTTTGTAAAGATGTCGGAAAAGTCAGAAAACCGGACCTTTGGGCTCACGACAGGATACGTTTTGGATTTGGTTTTTTCCGGTCCAACTGCGAACACCTCTGCCCTTGATTTAGCATCTACTCAATCGGTATCACGTCAGATAAAGAGCTGTACTAACCTGCCGCAAAGACTCCAATATCATATGCTGGATCGACCCAATCTGCAAGTGTATTACCGGGAACGGGGGCGCAAAATCGCACAGTTCCATCTTCTAAAACTCGGAGCATCAGCACAAGTCCCCAACTATTTTTGTCAAGGTCGTCACACCTTCTTTACGGCAGTACTGTGGCCACAGCATGTTGCTGTAGAAGAGACCTGATACAACCCGTCAGTTTATCGATAGCAACGCCTCGTGTCATGGGCCCTACCAGGTAACAAAGCAGTGACGGCGGGCAAACGCTGTCGAGCCCACTGCTCAATCTGATGCTTATAGTCAAAGTGATAGACTTTGGTAAAGCGTCCGCCACTAGCTTTGGTCAAGTTCGGCAGGCTGCTCATTACAAAATGCTGTATCTTGCAGGCCTCTGCTGCATCGACAATGTTTCGACCTGCTTGGAGCTCATGCTTCATGTCGTCTTCGGTATCGACGGTTCCGCCCGCAATTCGGTTCTGGGTAACGGCAAAGACGCCGTATGCATCCTTGAAGGCTGAATGCAAACTCGGCCCATCGTATACGTCTCCTTTGACGAGACGAAGTCGATCTGTTGATCCAAACTCAGATACCAATCGTTTAGCGCTTGAGCCCTCGATATCTCGTGTCACCGCCCGGACGTGGAATGCTGGTGAGGTCTTTTGGAGTAGAGCTCTCACTactcctcgaccttggttCCCGGTGGCCCCAAGGACGACGATGGTACGAGCTTGCGGAACTGACTGCATGGTGGTTAAAGGTCAGACAAAACAATAAAGTTCGTCATCAGTCGTCAACGTGCGAACGGAACCCTTTTTGCCTTAGCCCCAATATCCGCGGATTACATCATTAATCGGTACCGGACACTGTAATTGGTTCCCAAGCGGGCTTCGAGTTCGATATCGGTTCATTTCAGTGTCTTTCTTCTCCAACATTTCATGCTGGACAGCGGGCTTCCGGATATAGACTCCGGATGGATCTACAAACCGGAGATACGGATTTACCCTACATCGAGAGCCATTTGGCCGAGATCGTAGGGCGTAGTCCAATACCTATTGTGGAACGAACCAAGTTTAAATGCTCGCAAAAAAGGACCAATTGAAGGAAGGGTGCCAAGGGCCGTTGCGAAGTGTAGCAAGGGTCGGTTGGGAGGGGGCTTATCTGCTGATCGATACCACATTTCTCGTCCGAGGTGTTCTAGACCCAAACGGCAAAGTTGGACTTGGCCAGGCAGGAAATCAGCGAGGATTCATTGGGTGTGCGTTAGGCAAAATACAATTTACTAGGATCTAAAGCACAGTCCTCTTCTTTCAACCTTGGGCCATGTATCTGATCTGATGCGCGGAAAGAATTGAAACAAGGATGTCAGCCTGCATGAAAAATTCTGCCCAGCTGTCGTGTCTACAAGTTTATAGCATACACCCCATTTTCTAGGGATTTAGGTACTCGAGCCTTATCCTGTCACATCCAAACTTAGTCCATTCCAACCTTTCTCATTCGGATGGGAAatctcatcatggctgacAATCCTCAATCTGCTACTCCCAACCTCAccaatctcatctcatcgtACTCTATTCTGACAACACTCTCATCATGGATCTCGACGCTCGACCTATATCATCTCGCTCTCACTAATCGCTCCCACCATTCATTCATCCTAGCCTCGCCACAAATCTTCAAAGTCCTCACTCTTCAATCTCTCTGTGATGGACGAGGACTAGCAGATCGGCAAGAATTCCGCGGCCTGTATAAAATCTACGATCTCAACAAAGGGTGTGCATTAATTCGACGCGATGAACCGGTTGAGGTTTGTCTCTACAACCTCAAGTGCGACGAAGCCGGTGCCCTTCCCTGCGTCAAGTGCGGCATCAACGTCTGCGAGGAATGCAGGTACTATCCTCGGACCTCACCTGCAGGGAAAGGCAGAGACCCCAAAAGAAGTCCTCACCTCAACGCGTCGTTTCAAATTGGAGCCGTCATGTGCCTATGCCCTCCTTGCGATACTgccatggaggaggaggtccaAGGCAAATTCCTCAATGAGCTCTGCGACTGTGACGCCCTGAGATACTGGATATGCTCTAAATGTAGGCAAGAGGTGGACGATTTCACAGGGGATTACCGGGGAGAGCATACTGCGTTAGAAGGAGAAACTGAAGGTTTTGGTCCTCTACCAACTAAGTATATCGATGATGCAGGCTGGATAAGGGCGGCAAGTCTAAACTTCATCTTAGGACAAAAAACGATACACTAACGAGACTCGTCTAGATGTGGTGCATGTGTGGTGCAAGTGTTCCTCTGCATACGGGGGTAAGATGCACTTGGTGCAAGAGACGTCATCTGCCAGAGTCGGAGTGGTGTAATGAGTTCAAAAGACTAGGGTCTAAGATTCCTTGGTTTGATGATGTATGTTTGTTATATTGCCTCATTTTTCCAGTCAGGTTTCCCTTGACTGACTTTTGTATAGGATGCCGATTATCCGCACTGGCGGCCTGACGACCAGGGCAAGTATCCAGTGCCATATCCAAGGCTCGGCTATAAGCGACCTGGAGATAGGTATTGAAAGGAAATGGGTTGATGTCAAACAGTCATAACAAGTCACCCACGACACAGGGAGAGATAAGTTCCGGGTGTGCTCGGATTTACTGTAGGAGCCGACAAGCCCCGGATAGTTGCGATAGCAGGGGACATTTGGAGATGCCAGCAATCCACATTCAATAAAAACGATATCTGTAAAGAGAGACACCAGAGTTCGGTCGATGATATCGGAACTAAATTAGGTATGTTGCGTAAGCCTATTATGGCCTTAAAGCAATGAGGCAATAGTCAGACCAAACTGGACTCACAGAAAGTCTCGCATAAAGCTATGAATACGACACCCATTCGGGGTCTTTTCACTATGAGAGCTCACTCATAAGCTCACTCACTTCTCATATGAAAGCTGATAAATCTCAGTGAGCACATTTCGCCGTGTGACCAACCTCGTGATAAATGTGGGGCTGAGTCAATTGTGCGGTTTTGCTTTGGCGCGTGAAAAAACACATCCTCTCATCTCTGCTATTACCATACTCTTACCGTTTTTAGTTCTGTTCATTTGGCCTCATTCCCCGCGTTTTATCTTGTCTTTGGAAGAAAAATGAACGGCATCGCCTATCACACTCGCCTTTGCGGGGCCAGGTTACTCTCACGTTCACCTCACATCAACACGGCTGCGTTCATCAACGCACCCTCAATAGGCCTGAGTTTACAGAAGCAATGGACAAGCAGTCAATCATGCAGCAAGAAAACACCCTGCCAAAAGTCGGCTCCTCTCTCCGCGACATCCGCTGCCTTCTGGAACTCTAGGCCGACATGGAATCGAGCTTCTGTCAACACGTTGCGCTGTCTCGTTGGCTGCACGTTGGGTGACTTTACGGCTATGTGGTTTTTGCAAGCCTACTATCCGGATCTTAGCATGGGCGTCGTAATGCCAATATCCAGTAAGGAAGTTCTCATCAACGCtgcatcttcttccttctaACGAGAACAGTGGCTTCTGGCATCTCAAGCTCCATCCTGTTGGAGACCGTCATGCTTCGTATCGGCCGTGATGGATTGTCATGGCTCACAGCTGCAAAGACGGCCATCGGCATGAGTTTCATATCAATGATCACGATGGAGGCAGCCGAGAATGCGGTTGACTACTACCTCACCGGCGGAAATGTCTCTCTCAACGACCCTGCGTTCTGGCTCGCTGCTGGCCTGTCTATAATTGCTGGCTTCTTCGCCCCTCTTCCATACAACTACATACGCCTACGAAAGTATGGAAAGGCTTGTCACTGATCGGATCTTTGATGTGGCCGCTACTGGTAGCGCCGGACTTCGATACACGCATCCTCACTCCCTGTACAATACCCGATGTCATAATAAACCAAGTAGAAATAACGCTATCATGTGCTTCTCATACAAATGTTCTTCAATGCCCAATACAGCAACTCTTCCCTGATTCCTGTACCCTCTACTTCCTCCTCTGGATACCCAGGCACTCGAGGAAGGGACCATCGTGACAAGCCACCAGATAAGCCTTTTCTGTTGAAGACTCATTAATATGCTTGATCTTGCACCACGAAGGAATGGCAAAAGTGTCGCGAGCCTCCCACTTGAAGACCATCTTCTCGCCCGATGGGGCTTCAACCTCTGTGCGACCGGTTCCTTCGTAACAGTGGTAGAGGTATGACTGGCTCTCTTGCGACTCCACCGAAGCACCAGGGTTCAAACGCTCGGCTTGGACGGTGAGGATGTTTGATAGAGGCTTGCCATCTGCAAGAGTGTATTGATAGATGGTGTAGTCGTCCTTGCTGGCGTTGAGGGCCTTCTCTACCGGGCCCCAAGGGAAACGCCACTCGCAGGGGTCACAGTGCCTTTGGGGGAAAGGTTAGCTCATGATCAAAGAAAgtatagaaaataaaaatatcgTGTGCTTACTCGCTAGGGTAACGAGGGTTAGAGTAACCCTCAGCAAAGTGCACTGGAGCGAAGCGGAAGAGGGGAAGGTTCAGCATGTCAAGCCAAATGACAGGCTTATCACTTTCGTTGCCGTGGTCATGCCAGTGCCAGATAGGTGTGACAACAACATCTCCTCGAACAAGAGGCATTTTCTTTCCCTCGACAGCAGTGAAACCTTCACCATCCATGATGAAGCGACAGGCAAAGGCAAGATGTCTGTGTGCTGGGGCAGTCTCGCCCGGGTTGACGATTTGCAAGCCGCCATAGATGGTGTCTGTAGTATAGGGAGCCTCTAAAAGTAGCGTAAGTATATGATGAAGAATCGACTATGACTCGGCAGGGGGCTTACGCATGCTGGGGTTCACTAGCATCAGGACTCTCCTctcagccttctcctcgggCACCAACCGAGCAGCTGTTTCCAGATGCGGTAGAGCGTCTCGGTATTTCCACATGTGAGGCTTCGTGGCAGGGTTAGGCGTGGGAGGCACCATCATGTTCATCTGCGACCACAGAGGGTCGAGGTGTTGGGCAGGGAGAGCACTGAGATAGGACTTCATCTCCTCTGTCTCGCCGTCGGCGGCGCTGGCGCTCGTGGTGCTAGTGTAGTTTCCCATTGTGATAGATGTTGTCTAGATGTGTGTTTTCGTAGTGATTGATCGTTTGTTGAAGCTAGTGTCGGCTTcgattctttataatattactcgAGAGTCGTAGGCATCGAACGATTACACAGATGCCGCTACCACTGCCGCATCTCAAGAATGGAGAAAGGATGAAGGTCAGGAAAGTCAAACAAACATGGACTAATCACAAGTCTCCCAATGCTGAGCCACGCGTAGGGGAAACGACTTGCAGCCCGGAACAAAGTCCGCCGAACACAACCGAGGCCATTCCGAAATCCCGGAAGCTCCGTCCAAGATCCGCATTCCGATCGGACCGCGACGTGGTTGGCTCCCCACGTGGATCCTCACCCATGACGCTTTTCGGCAATCTATTGTACAATTACCTTCGACTAGACATTGCTTGGAGGGGTTTAAAATCAAGACTTGGACCATCAGAAGCTGAGAAATGCGTCACCTTACCAGTAAACTCGCTTCACTATCACGCACAATGTCTACCGCTTCTTGGACACGTCTTATTCGCTTTGTCGATGACAACGGCAACGAGACTTTTGGCGAGCCAATCATTCAGGATGACAAGGAATTCTCCGATCGTCTAGCCAAGAATGATCTTTGGGCTGTTGAGTACAAGGGCACAAGTCCTGTAGCTGAACTCACCAAGGGCGAGAAGATCCATGTCAAGGCTGTTCGGGAACTTCTCCGACCTTCCGATGTGCCGATTATTCGATGCATTGGCCTTAACTACATCAAGCACAGTATGTTACTGGTTCCCCGTGAAGAAATACATTACTAACACAAAATCAGTCAAGGAGGGTGGCCGAACCCCGCCCCCATACCCCTCAGTCTTCATCAAGCCCGCGACCTGTGTCACTGGCTTCAACGATGATGTTCCTATTCCCAAGATTGCCCAGGACGGCACAGTAGACTACGAGGGAGAGCTGGTAAGTTACTATTTGGATCTTTTGTAAATCGCGACTAACATGGGTATGTAGGGCATTGTCATTGGCAAGACTGGCAAGAACATCCCCAAGGAGTCTGCCCTCTCCCACATTGCTGGATACGTCGTCTCCAACGATGTCTCCGCCCGAGCATGGCAGCGTGATCCCAAGAAGGCCGGTGGTGTTCCCCAGTGGTGCTTCAGCAAGGGTTTCGACAAGTTCGCCCCTCTCGGCCCTCTTCTCGTCTCTCCTGCTGTTGTCGGAAACGCCTCCACCCTCAACTTGAGGACAACCGTCAACGGCGAGGAGAGGCAAAACTCCGACACTGGCGATCTTctctttggtgttgaggagatCGTCAGCTTCATCAGCCAGGGAACTACCCTCGAGGCTGGTACCGTTGTTCTCACTGGCACACCATCTGGAGTTGCCATGGGTATGAAGGAGCCCAAGTACCTCAACGACGGAGATATTGTGGAGGTTAGCATTACCGGACTGGGAAGCGTCAGGAACAAGATGGTTTTCGAGTAGATATAGAACGCAAAGAtggaataataaaagtacATTTAGACCTAATGATTTCACATCAGTAGTGTTGGGTATTGTCTTGAACTCGTTGATTTTACTAGTTACTCATTAAGCAGTTCCCAAACCCCCTGCATATCGTTTAACCATGACATGTCATTTACATCAAAGTTGAAATGAGCCAGATCTTGGTAGGAGAGATCAGGCATTGGAGTCTCAAACTCGTCAGCCAACTGCTGCACCAAGTCTGGTAGCTCAATGTCAGCTGGGACATCAGGCCCTCCCCCAGTTTGACTCCCTTCGCTGGTTCGACAAGAAGTTCTCTTGCTTCCCCCTTCGTGCCCAGGCAAGCCTCCTGGTAGAGCTTGCAAGATCTTGGATGAAAGAATATGCAAAGCTGCCACGCATCTTCGTGCTGATTGGCCAAATTTCTCATGAGCCTTCAGCACTGAAATAGCTTGGCCCCAAGAGCGCCCAATTTCAACCGCAGGAAAGACATCTGGTCTTAACTTCGCGGCGATGAGAACAGTGGCAGCTGAGTACACATAGTAGACGCGATACCACCACGCGGGTAGAAGGCCCACAGTGCTGTCAAGAGTCTGGTGCGTGAGAAGTGTTGTGATAATATTCTGAGCCGTGGCAACGCAGAACATCGCTCCTTGCTGAATGACACGGATCTGCAAAGTGTCGTCGGCCAGACTGTTCTCAGCCGGTGATTGTGTAAGGCAGAATCGTGACAACAGCGGTCGGAGAAGCAGAATCCGAGCATGAAGAAAGCTATGTCCGTTCTTAGCCATACGTACTAAAGGTGCCTTCCTGGGGGTACTTACCGCATCCGGAGGATCACAGCCTGACGACGTGCTATCTCGTCCTTGTTCGCCTCCAGCATATTCCACTTCAAGTGATCTGGAAGTTTCTTTTCCCATTTACTGAGCGAACGGTCCAGTTGAACGACCTTGTCGAGATCTTCGTCATCATTATCTGAACTGTCGTGGTCAGGGACATGATGCTCTTTTGCTTTGCATCGGCCACTATGAGAGCCTCCGTAGAGCGCTATCATTGTTTGGTGAATTATCTCATAGAGTCTGACCGACTCTACAAAGAAGCTGTAGTATCCTGTGTCTCTTCCCGATGTCACATCTCTTGGGTCAACAGGTGGTGATTTGTTGGGTAAGGGGACAGCCATTGCAGGACGTTTCGAAATCATGGCAGGACGCCCATGGGTTACAGACACCATCCTACTTGCGTTAGCTATGCTTCACAACAATTCGTGTCCTTCGTACATACCTATCCATGAGAATGCACCCATACCATATCCGACGTAATAGTTCTCGCTCTCCGGGATCAGATCGATCTGCTGACGTTTCCGGTAGGTGAAGCCCCAAGCCTTGAGCCATTCTTATTGCCGAGCCAACAACCATCCATGTCTGATGAGGATTGTAAGTGCTCTGAAGATATTGACTGGTAACCAACAGACACTGCACGAGCTCAAGGGATCCAGACTCCCAGGGGCTCATTGGTAATAAGTCTTGGGCTCGGCGAAAGTAGGTCTCGCTTGACTGTTCTCGTTGCTCGAGAGACTGAGACTCAAGTAGTTGCGTGGAAAGAGCAAAGATGATGTTGAGGGTAGCAACAAAGATACGTTCGTTGAAATCAATGACTGTCCCGGCGAAGATGGCATTGTATGCATTGGTCCAACGCTTTCGATCGAGGAATGGGTACAAAGGGTCTACATAGAACCAGTACAGTTCCATGAGATGATCTGCTTGCCGACGTGGAGGCAGGACGTAGGAAAGCTCAGGAGCTGGTGCATCACCGGCGCCTGTGACACCTAGAACCGAACGCGAGGTAGCTGGGACACTGTTGGAGGGGCCTGTCCCAGGTTTACCCAGACGAATATCGATAGCCTTTTTAATTTGAGCTGTGAAGGAACCAGCACTACTGATTCCAAAGAACTCTCCAGTGTTGGTCCCTTCGTCAACGACAGCTGTCATGGAGTCGATGACAGATGGACTGGTTGAGCAAGCCGACGCCCCAAGTTGTCTTTGACCTTGTGCCTCGTGTCTACTCCCGGGTGTTGTTCCAGCTGGAGATGAATGTTGTTGCTGAGGCGGTGGGTTAGACATGGCTTGCACTCTTATCTGAGCTTCAGACATGTGTGCTACACGTCCTAGGTCAGGGCTTCTTGCAGAGCCGACATTTGGAAGAGTTTGAGGATTTGCTCCCTGTGGCACGATATTGTTGGTATCACGACTCAATCTGATTGATGGGCCTTCTGAGTCGCGAACACGGACGAGACTGCCTGCACTATACTTGCATTGGTCTCGCAAGCTCAGCTTCCGCGAACATGATCCACAGACTATACATTTCGTCAGTGTATGCTTTCTACAATTATTCTACACCTCATGAAGGGGTGACGTAATATTGGCCAATATGTCAACATCCAACACGCTGGGACATCAGGTGATGACTTGCCTGGACGCACACCATCGCATTTGAC comes from Fusarium falciforme chromosome 11, complete sequence and encodes:
- a CDS encoding NmrA domain-containing protein encodes the protein MQSVPQARTIVVLGATGNQGRGVVRALLQKTSPAFHVRAVTRDIEGSSAKRLVSEFGSTDRLRLVKGDVYDGPSLHSAFKDAYGVFAVTQNRIAGGTVDTEDDMKHELQAGRNIVDAAEACKIQHFVMSSLPNLTKASGGRFTKVYHFDYKHQIEQWARQRLPAVTALLPGLFYSNMLWPQYCRKEVLEDGTVRFCAPVPGNTLADWVDPAYDIGVFAAEVFAVGPEKTKSKTYPVVSPKVRFSDFSDIFTKSTSTPSSFKSTTIDQWGDTVAATVGEGYREDIKQMMQWIAQAPEKRICYGTIDPEEDTSWQDLGVRASTFEEWLARTNWRGPE
- a CDS encoding Cupin-2 domain-containing protein, with the translated sequence MGNYTSTTSASAADGETEEMKSYLSALPAQHLDPLWSQMNMMVPPTPNPATKPHMWKYRDALPHLETAARLVPEEKAERRVLMLVNPSMQAPYTTDTIYGGLQIVNPGETAPAHRHLAFACRFIMDGEGFTAVEGKKMPLVRGDVVVTPIWHWHDHGNESDKPVIWLDMLNLPLFRFAPVHFAEGYSNPRYPSEHCDPCEWRFPWGPVEKALNASKDDYTIYQYTLADGKPLSNILTVQAERLNPGASVESQESQSYLYHCYEGTGRTEVEAPSGEKMVFKWEARDTFAIPSWCKIKHINESSTEKAYLVACHDGPFLECLGIQRRK
- a CDS encoding DUF4396 domain-containing protein, which encodes MNGIAYHTRLCGARLLSRSPHINTAAFINAPSIGLSLQKQWTSSQSCSKKTPCQKSAPLSATSAAFWNSRPTWNRASVNTLRCLVGCTLGDFTAMWFLQAYYPDLSMGVVMPISMASGISSSILLETVMLRIGRDGLSWLTAAKTAIGMSFISMITMEAAENAVDYYLTGGNVSLNDPAFWLAAGLSIIAGFFAPLPYNYIRLRKYGKACH
- a CDS encoding CENP-V/GFA domain-containing protein: MTAVVDEGTNTGEFFGISSAGSFTAQIKKAIDIRLGKPGTGPSNSVPATSRSVLGVTGAGDAPAPELSYVLPPRRQADHLMELYWFYVDPLYPFLDRKRWTNAYNAIFAGTVIDFNERIFVATLNIIFALSTQLLESQSLEQREQSSETYFRRAQDLLPMSPWESGSLELVQCLLVTSQYLQSTYNPHQTWMVVGSAIRMAQGLGLHLPETSADRSDPGERELLRRIWYGCILMDRMVSVTHGRPAMISKRPAMAVPLPNKSPPVDPRDVTSGRDTGYYSFFVESVRLYEIIHQTMIALYGGSHSGRCKAKEHHVPDHDSSDNDDEDLDKVVQLDRSLSKWEKKLPDHLKWNMLEANKDEIARRQAVILRMRFLHARILLLRPLLSRFCLTQSPAENSLADDTLQIRVIQQGAMFCVATAQNIITTLLTHQTLDSTVGLLPAWWYRVYYVYSAATVLIAAKLRPDVFPAVEIGRSWGQAISVLKAHEKFGQSARRCVAALHILSSKILQALPGGLPGHEGGSKRTSCRTSEGSQTGGGPDVPADIELPDLVQQLADEFETPMPDLSYQDLAHFNFDVNDMSWLNDMQGVWELLNE